A genomic region of Raphanus sativus cultivar WK10039 chromosome 6, ASM80110v3, whole genome shotgun sequence contains the following coding sequences:
- the LOC108811029 gene encoding NDR1/HIN1-like protein 1 has protein sequence MRKLEEGATQSVSYEDIQEKRIRKILWGFVAAVLLLSIGLIVFFTLIKPPVPLFMLDDLSVDPVSNSSLVVTLSSTNPSSTTNIYYSKMSVGVQIKGIFQSEPVFLQSTLQTTHERTPWTVIVAMNKTNGSLGISDGLMKDGEIVAHVNTLGKYGILKKSLLYTCPILNDLKTSKPCQVT, from the exons ATGAGGAAGCTGGAAGAAGGCGCAACGCAAAGCGTAAGTTATGAAGACATCCAAGAAAAAcgaattagaaaaatattatggGGCTTTGTTGCCGCAGTGCTTTTACTATCAATTGGGCTTATCGTCTTCTTCACCCTTATCAAACCGCCAGTTCCACTGTTCATGCTTGACGACCTCTCCGTTGATCCCGTCTCAAACTCAAGTTTGGTG GTGACTCTGTCATCGACCAACCCAAGCTCTACGACCAACATATACTACAGCAAGATGAGTGTAGGCGTACAGATCAAAGGAATTTTCCAGTCAGAGCCTGTTTTCTTGCAGAGCACGCTACAAACCACACATGAACGTACCCCGTGGACAGTAATCGTGGCAATGAATAAGACTAATGGGAGCTTGGGGATCAGCGACGGTTTGATGAAAGACGGCGAAATTGTTGCGCATGTAAATACTCTAGGCAAATATGGGATCTTGAAGAAGAGTTTACTCTATACCTGTCCTATTTTGAACGACTTGAAAACTTCCAAACCTTGTCAAGTCACTTAG
- the LOC108806519 gene encoding NDR1/HIN1-like protein 10, whose protein sequence is MQQQDPNSRPATGYPYPYPYPNQQQQQPPASANGYPPNAYPYQNHNPYHAPHPDPRAVLIRRLFIALMVFILIFGLILFIFLIIVRPQLPTVYINSLSLSNFNVSNNQLAGNWDLRLRFQNPNSKMSLYYDTVLCAVRYGDDTLSETRLQPFDQGTKDQTPINATLSVSGTYVEGRLADSIGKERAEKGSVEFDVRLASLVTFRYGVYRRRRYVMVYCDDVAVGVPGNSSSGKMVGSEKRCKSY, encoded by the coding sequence ATGCAGCAGCAAGACCCGAACTCCAGACCCGCCACTGGGTACCCATACCCGTATCCTTACCCgaaccaacaacaacaacaaccccCCGCATCCGCCAACGGTTACCCTCCCAACGCCTACCCATACCAAAACCACAACCCTTACCACGCGCCTCACCCCGATCCACGCGCCGTCCTGATCCGCCGCCTCTTCATCGCCTTGATGGTCTTCATCCTCATCTTCGGCCTCatcctcttcatcttcctcatcatcGTCCGCCCCCAGCTCCCAACCGTCTACATCaactccctctccctctccaaCTTCAACGTCTCCAACAACCAGCTCGCCGGAAACTGGGACCTCCGCCTCCGGTTCCAGAACCCTAACTCCAAGATGTCGCTCTACTACGACACCGTCCTCTGCGCCGTGAGGTACGGCGACGACACCCTCTCCGAGACGCGGTTGCAGCCGTTCGATCAGGGGACGAAGGATCAGACTCCGATCAACGCCACGCTCTCCGTCTCCGGGACCTACGTGGAGGGCAGATTGGCCGATTCGATCGGGAAGGAGAGGGCGGAGAAAGGGAGCGTGGAGTTTGATGTGAGGTTGGCTTCTTTGGTTACTTTTCGGTACGGAGTGTACCGGAGGAGGAGGTACGTCATGGTTTACTGTGATGACGTGGCGGTTGGTGTTCCCGGGAATAGTAGTTCTGGAAAGATGGTTGGGTCGGAGAAGAGATGCAAGTCTTATTGA
- the LOC108811509 gene encoding NAC domain-containing protein 40: protein MLSMLKQKNAKRLFVFLRRRRKKSKKMSKEAEMSIAVSALFPGFRFSPTDVELISYYLRRKIEGDENSVAVIAEVEIYKFEPWDLPGESKLKSENEWFYFCARGRKYPHGSQSRRATELGYWKATGKERSVKSGNQIVGTKRTLVFHIGRAPRGERTEWIMHEYCIHGASQDALVVCRLRKNADFRASSSQRQMEDGLVQDYEYVGQTGDGSEREKKSYLVDEEPELQISNGGDIAESSNVVEYQDDTNDDCYAEILNDDIIKLDEEAVKANQAFRPNYPTQQETIFTEASSSKQMLECGMKKESKQTMNSYALFKIMNGSTTASSSGWKIPNPLTHIKKDDSQRVTKNVLATTLFLTILIMSVLFTVLTARDRE from the exons ATGCTCTCCATGTTGAAGCAAAAAAACGCAAAGCGTCTATTCGTGttcttaagaagaagaagaaaaaaatcaaagaaaatgtCAAAAGAAGCTGAGATGTCCATCGCTGTATCAGCCTTGTTCCCTGGGTTCAGATTCTCTCCGACCGATGTGGAACTCATCTCGTATTACCTCCGTCGTAAAATCGAAGGTGACGAAAACTCTGTCGCAGTGATCGCCGAGGTCGAGATTTACAAGTTCGAGCCGTGGGACTTACCAG GAGAATCAAAGTTAAAATCGGAGAACGAGTGGTTTTATTTCTGTGCAAGGGGAAGAAAATATCCACACGGGTCACAGAGCCGGCGAGCTACAGAGCTAGGATATTGGAAAGCTACTGGTAAAGAGCGAAGCGTGAAATCTGGGAACCAGATAGTTGGAACCAAGAGAACACTCGTCTTTCACATCGGTCGTGCTCCTCGGGGTGAAAGAACCGAGTGGATTATGCATGAGTATTGTATCCACGGTGCGTCGCAAGACGCGTTAGTGGTCTGCCGGCTAAGGAAAAATGCTGATTTTCGAGCTAGTTCGAGCCAGAGACAAATGGAGGATGGTCTGGTGCAAGACTATGAGTACGTTGGTCAAACTGGTGATGGTTCAGAGAGGGAGAAGAAATCTTATTTGGTTGATGAAGAACCTGAGCTTCAGATATCAAATGGTGGTGACATAGCAGAATCATCAAACGTTGTTGAG TATCAGGACGACACCAACGATGATTGCTATGCCGAGATTCTGAACGATGATATAATAAAGCTAGACGAGGAGGCAGTGAAAGCAAACCAAGCGTTTCGTCCTAATTATCCGACGCAACAAGAAACAATATTCACCGAGGCATCTTCTAGTAAGCAGATGCTAGAATGTGGTATGAAGAAAGAATCAAAGCAAACAATGAATAGTTACGCTTTGTTCAAGATCATGAACGGCAGCACTACTGCCTCCTCCTCTGGCTGGAAAATTCCGAATCCTTTAACCCACATCAAGAAAGATGATAGTCAAAGAGTGACGAAGAATGTTTTGGCTACTACTCTTTTCTTGACTATATTAATAATGTCTGTCCTTTTTACTGTCCTAACAGCTAGGGACAGGGAGTAA
- the LOC108807384 gene encoding organelle RRM domain-containing protein 6, chloroplastic translates to MLSHLLNRSPNPSLVFSRTFSSTTLFVKGISFSSTEETLTQAFSQYGRVLGVNVVMDKVRCRPKGFAYVKFSSKEEADEALLQLNGQLVDGRVVVLDTTKAVKQKDQPDCKPKHAGG, encoded by the exons ATGCTCAGCCATCTCCTCAATCGCTCTCCCAATCCATCTCTTGTCTTCTCCAGAACCTTCTCCTCTACTACACTTTTCGTcaaag gCATCTCTTTCTCAAGCACAGAAGAAACATTAACTCAAGCTTTTTCTCAATATGGTCGTGTTCTTGGTG TGAATGTTGTGATGGACAAAGTCAGATGCAGACCAAAAGGGTTTGCTTATGTCAAATTCTCTTCCAAAGAAGAAGCCGACGAAGCTTTGTTACAACTTAACGGACAG TTGGTAGACGGGCGGGTCGTGGTCCTCGACACAACAAAAGCCGTAAAACAGAAAGACCAACCAGACTGCAAGCCTAAGCATGCAGGTGGGTGA
- the LOC108813290 gene encoding OVARIAN TUMOR DOMAIN-containing deubiquitinating enzyme 6: MARILVQRGSSSNATTRSTSSSSGSSSASSSGSGTEPPATVCEETTDEVTVVEEEAECSDAKDVSLPSDEPLAKEDDEGLVVSENVVVVEGEGVDCDSPASGGDDPDSPSPPVPVPPPKPSSNVNRRSILGSFGDLQIGATTRRGAGPRSLVSTRGSPTGSRPSSPRSQSENEGYNSSDEHMPSFIPSHSGSGSGSGSEREHQFETEIRQSKGFEIRRMLEDGNCLFRAVADQVYGDSESYDLTRQMCMDYMEHERDHFSQFITEGFTSYLKRKRRDKVYGNNVEIQALAEMYNRPIHIYSYSTEPINIFQGSYNTDTPPIRLSYHHGNHYNSLVDPHRLTVGAGLGFSSLTGRQVDGEQVKAAIKAQQEHQIDNALIAEGRYYSDLELTEKEIERSVMEASRAEYLMERSKPRIGPKESSTSNAGTSSSGARTSGSDRKPIEKTVLSSSIEMVLSMGFSYTQAIEAYSIFGDDVDSMVCYVLETSCGSKNRRKGKATE, encoded by the exons ATGGCTCGGATCTTGGTTCAACGCGGAAGTTCTTCCAATGCAACCACCCGCTCTACTTCCTCCTCTTCTGGCTCCTCTTCTGCTTCGTCATCTGGCTCTGGAACAGAACCACCAGCGACTGTTTGTGAAGAAACTACGGATGAGGTTACTGtagttgaagaagaagcagagtgTTCTGATGCTAAGGATGTATCACTCCCCAGTGATGAACCTTTGGctaaagaagatgatgaaggtTTGGTTGTTTCGGAAaacgttgttgttgttgaaggtGAAGGTGTAGATTGTGATTCTCCAGCTAGTGGTGGCGATGACCCTGATTCACCATCACCACCCGTGCCTGTTCCTCCACCGAAGCCTTCTTCTAATGTTAACAGGAGATCGATCTTGGGAAGTTTTGGTGATTTACAAATTGGAGCAACAACAAGAAGAGGAGCTGGGCCTCGCTCTCTTGTATCCACTAGGGGTTCGCCAACTGGATCACGTCCTTCTTCCCCAAGATCACAGAGTGAGAACGAAGGCTATAACAGTTCTGATGAGCACATGCCATCTTTTATTCCCTCTCATTCAGGCTCTGGCTCTGGCTCTGGCTCg GAACGAGAACATCAGTTTGAAACCGAGATTAGACAATCAAAAGGCTTTGAAATTAGGCGTATGTTGGAAGATGGAAATTGTCTCTTTCGGGCTGTTGCAGATCAAGTATATGGGGACTCAGAGTCATACGACTTAACTAGACAAATGTGCATGGATTACATG GAACACGAGAGGGATCACTTTTCTCAGTTCATAACTGAAGGCTTTACCTCTTACTTGAAGAGGAAAAGAAGAGACAAG GTCTATGGAAACAACGTGGAGATCCAAGCTTTGGCGGAAATGTATAATAGGCCTATCCATATTTACTCATATAGCACAG AGCCTATCAACATATTTCAAGGGAGCTACAACACCGATACACCTCCTATAAGGCTGAGTTACCACCATGGGAATCATTACAATTCGTTGGTTGATCCACATCGATTGACAGTTGGTGCAGGACTTGGATTTAGTAGCCTGACTGGG AGACAAGTGGACGGGGAGCAGGTGAAAGCTGCTATAAAGGCTCAGCAAGAACATCAGATTGATAAT GCGCTCATAGCAGAAGGGAGATATTACTCTGACCTTGAGCTTACTGAGAAGGAAATAGAACGATCTGTAATGGAAGCTTCTCGTGCTGAGTATCTTATGGAACGGTCTAAACCACGAATTGGTCCCAAGGAATCATCCACCTCTAATGCTGGGACGTCCTCTTCTGGAGCTA GAACTTCAGGCAGTGATAGGAAACCAATCGAGAAGACGGTGCTGAGCAGCAGCATCGAGATGGTTTTGTCGATGGGGTTTAGCTACACGCAGGCCATTGAAGCCTATAGCATTTTTGGGGACGATGTTGACTCTATGGTCTGCTATGTGCTGGAGACGAGCTGTGGCAGCAAAAACCGACGCAAAGGCAAAGCCACGGAATAG